TATTTCTCCTCTCAAATATAGGCTCATGTACAACAGATTTTCTAAGGAGCCCCTTATTATACCCTTGCCTTACACCTTCATTAATTGCCTCATTCAGGAGCCCTCCTGCAATATAGACATCCTGACCGACATCAACAAAGAAGACTGCAAGTCCGGTATCCTGACACAAAGGCATACTCTCATTCTTTGCAATCTCAGCATTTTCCATAATCTGTTTCAGGACTTCCTGACCAAGCGGTGACTTCTCTGTTTCAAGAGCCTTTTCATAAGCCGCTATAACATCCTTACTCAGATTGTAATTTGCTTCTATACATAAGTCTCTGACTTTATCTACAATGTCATTATAATGTATTCTTCTCATGAGTTTTTCTCCAACAATTCTTTAATTTCCTCAACCCCGCTCCTGACCCTGTCTGCGGATTTATAAAATGCCTCTCTTTCTTCTTCAGAAAGTTTGATCTCAATTATGCTCTCAATGCCGCCTCTTCCAAGCCTTACAGGAACACCTACATAAAGGTCTTTGATCCCGTATTCACCTTCTAAATAGGCCGCTGTTGGGATTATCTTTTTCTTATCAAGTAAAATGGCCTCAACCATCTCTGTAATTGCAGCAGCAGGTGCAACATAAGCACTGCCTGTCTTGAGTAATTCAACTATCTCTGCACCGCCGAACTTCGTACGTTCAACAATCTTTTCGATTACAGGCTTATCCATAAGTTCAGTAATCGGTATCCCGGAAACAGTAGAAAATTTAGTCAGCGGCACCATTAAATCACCATGCCCCCCAAGAACAAATGCATGAACGTTTTCCACGGATACATTTAATTCCCTTGCAATAAAACACTCAAATCTTGCTGAATCAAGTGCACCCCCCATCCCCATTACACGCTGT
The Nitrospirota bacterium DNA segment above includes these coding regions:
- the mdh gene encoding malate dehydrogenase, yielding MARRNKVSIIGSGNVGATAAQRIMEKSLADVVLYDIVQGVPQGKALDISEAAPISGSDVNITGSNNYDDTSDSDIVVITAGLARKPGMTRSDLLQKNVTIVKEVTEEVVKRSPDSILIIVTNPMDLMTYLSWSVSGFPKQRVMGMGGALDSARFECFIARELNVSVENVHAFVLGGHGDLMVPLTKFSTVSGIPITELMDKPVIEKIVERTKFGGAEIVELLKTGSAYVAPAAAITEMVEAILLDKKKIIPTAAYLEGEYGIKDLYVGVPVRLGRGGIESIIEIKLSEEEREAFYKSADRVRSGVEEIKELLEKNS